A stretch of DNA from Natrinema halophilum:
TGGAGATCGACAATCGGTATCGCGTCGCGATGGATGCCCGCATTGCCCTCGCCGACATTCTCGAGGATTATGCGGACAACGTCGCCCGAGCGGCGACGATCCTCGCACACCACGCCGATCGGCGAACGATCACCGACGACGATATCGAGACGTACTTCTCGTTGTTCGAGTGAGCAAATGCAGTTCGGCTACAGCGAGACCTGTCTCGCACACGATCCCGGTTCGCGCCACCCCGAGTCGCCGGACCGGCTACGGGCGATCCGGGAACGGCTGAAGAAGAAACACGGCGTCGAGTACGTCGAGGCCGACCCCTGTGACCTCGAAACATTGGCGTCCGTTCACGACCGGGAGTATCTCGAGTCGGTCCGTGAGTTCTGTGTACAGGGCGGTGGGAGCTGGGATCCCGACACTGCCGCCGTCACGGAGACGTGGGACGCAGCCCGTCACAGTGCCGGCCTGGCTTGTTGGGCCGCCGAGGAATCGCTCGAGGGGGCATCGGGCCGTGAAACGCCGTTTTCGATCGGTCGACCGCCAGGCCACCACGCCGTCTTCGACGATGCCATGGGATTTTGCTTCGTCAACAACGTCGCCGTCGCGGCCCAGTACGCGCTCGATCACGACGCGTACGACGTCGATCGGGTCGCCATCGTCGACTGGGACGTCCACCACGGCAACGGGACGCAGGACCTCTTCTACGACAGGGGTGACGTATTCTTCACCTCGATTCACGAGAAGGGGCTGTATCCCGGCACCGGCGCCGTCGACGAAACTGGCGAAGACGACGGCGAAGAGACGACGATGAACGTACC
This window harbors:
- a CDS encoding histone deacetylase family protein; translation: MQFGYSETCLAHDPGSRHPESPDRLRAIRERLKKKHGVEYVEADPCDLETLASVHDREYLESVREFCVQGGGSWDPDTAAVTETWDAARHSAGLACWAAEESLEGASGRETPFSIGRPPGHHAVFDDAMGFCFVNNVAVAAQYALDHDAYDVDRVAIVDWDVHHGNGTQDLFYDRGDVFFTSIHEKGLYPGTGAVDETGEDDGEETTMNVPMQAGAGDYEYLAAIDGPIAAAITDFDPDLLLISAGFDAHRHDPISRIRLSTEAYALMSDRMRTLANETDAALAFVLEGGYGLDVLADSVALVHETFDGREPIEPDDKSGEGEKPTFDDVLDAHDLDVELDER